gatccagaccagcctgcgcatccgcgcagtctggtcaggatccatgctgttcgctttcagagcctatagcaattagagaaactgttagcgaacagcatggatcctgaccagactgcgcggatgcgcaggctggtctggatccatgctggtcgccaacccactatgttggttttctcatggcacgactcacaCATAGAACACTTTAGATATTGGACGTGTCTATTGCTGGATAGTGGAGTTCTTTCATGCTACGTAATGTAGCAGTTACACAACTGGGAAAAACAGGCGGCAAAGTAAAGTGTATTGGAAAACATCTTGAGTAtgtgtatttttctattttttatgactCAGGTAAAATGGTGAAATCATTTGAAGATTCTTCTTGGTGGTTTAAATCAGGACTAGTGTTCAATATGTTAGCTCTGATATTAGGTGCGGTCGGGTTTTTTTTACCTAATTTCCTAGAAGAAACGGTCAGCGAACACGAAAGGTTAAATAGTGGACTTTGGCAAACTTGTACTAACAACAAATGGAATGGCCTTGAATGTCAGGATAGTATATTTATAGATACAGGTTAGTGAACTCTTgctacaataaaatatatcatattttaactcgGCAAAATGTTATAGCTTATAACAAACAATTTGCTTAGCTAGCGTACAAAGTTTAAGTTATTACAGCTCATTATTTCACCAACAGAAATTcactgttttaataattttactaacTTTAAGTATTAGTATTACGAAAATCATATATCGTAAACAAAATGAGAAGTTGTTTTCAGTTGTTAGACCGTCCGTTTTATATAAACATAAGTTGTTTTTTAACTTTCCAAATGCACatgatgtaaaacaatattttgtatttttaatatatatgttacaGACTGGTTTCTGGGTGTTAAAGTATTGCAGTGCATAGGCCTAGCAGCGACCGCCCTCACCACGTTGATATCATTGGCATTACTGCTTGCTGTGACGAACCAAAGATTGGCGAAGGCAAATGTGACTGTCTGCTTTGCTGCATGTATGTACACATTTTCAAATACTAGGAGACTCAATCAGAAAAACATATGTTATTTCATAGTTCAGAGGACAGCATGTTAGTACACAGGTTAGGGTATATCATACTAACAGTTTCCAGACTAATACAGAAGGCCCGTTGGACATCTTGGCTGCATTAATCAATCCAgtgtaaatgtattttaaatacgagcggcatttcaaaaataatacaACTGATTATCATACCGCCTTGCTTTGCACGGGATTCA
This window of the Mercenaria mercenaria strain notata chromosome 5, MADL_Memer_1, whole genome shotgun sequence genome carries:
- the LOC123558952 gene encoding uncharacterized protein LOC123558952 — translated: MLRNVAVTQLGKTGGKVKCIGKHLEYVYFSIFYDSGKMVKSFEDSSWWFKSGLVFNMLALILGAVGFFLPNFLEETVSEHERLNSGLWQTCTNNKWNGLECQDSIFIDTDWFLGVKVLQCIGLAATALTTLISLALLLAVTNQRLAKANVTVCFAALSAVGTSTILSIKMLLVTPENSDYTSRYLGISFYLCVFATCSLLTAWIVFIVDQWKTN